One Edaphobacter lichenicola DNA window includes the following coding sequences:
- a CDS encoding M48 family metallopeptidase — protein sequence MRSVTHLGLTAFLTLSVAAWSQTQTQTPANTPPPAQTPTTSPSSAPDQSTAQSTPVNATIPSDIPAEKPIPGHPTATPKESKDAAAAVKAENKTDRLPSPGEDMKTNIKPGSEDDVNSVGTRNIGGRGLANWYSTDWEIRTGKQYSMEIEKSAHMVNDPVIVEYVNRVGQNIVKNSDCKVPFTIKVIDSDEINAMALPGGFFYVNSGLILAADEEAELAGVMAHETAHVCAHHAARQMTKMNYAQIGSIPLIIFTQGSWTGYGIYEATQLAIPLSFLQFSRMDEAEADWLGVQYMYKSGYDPQAFVQFFEKLDALEKHKPGTLAKVFADHPQTPDRIMHSEEEIATILPARPDYMVTTSEFDDVKSRLARLENKRKINDGKGGNKPTLRRTASGNGNNDPNNPNNPASSTDDRPTLGRRN from the coding sequence ATGCGATCCGTCACGCACCTTGGCCTGACCGCCTTCCTCACGCTCTCCGTCGCAGCGTGGTCGCAGACTCAAACCCAAACCCCGGCCAACACTCCGCCACCCGCGCAGACGCCCACCACATCCCCGTCCAGCGCCCCAGATCAATCTACAGCTCAATCCACTCCCGTCAACGCCACCATCCCCTCCGACATCCCCGCCGAGAAGCCCATCCCCGGCCACCCCACCGCCACGCCCAAAGAGAGTAAGGACGCCGCGGCTGCGGTCAAAGCTGAAAACAAAACCGATCGCCTCCCATCCCCCGGCGAGGACATGAAGACCAACATCAAGCCCGGTAGCGAAGACGACGTCAACTCCGTAGGAACCCGCAACATCGGCGGTCGCGGCCTGGCCAACTGGTACTCCACCGACTGGGAGATCCGCACCGGCAAGCAGTACTCCATGGAGATCGAAAAGTCCGCTCACATGGTCAACGACCCCGTCATCGTTGAGTACGTCAACCGCGTCGGCCAGAACATCGTCAAAAACTCCGACTGCAAAGTCCCCTTCACCATCAAAGTCATCGACTCCGACGAGATCAACGCCATGGCCCTTCCCGGCGGCTTCTTCTACGTCAACTCCGGCCTCATCCTCGCCGCCGACGAGGAAGCCGAGCTAGCCGGCGTCATGGCCCACGAGACCGCCCACGTCTGCGCCCACCACGCCGCCCGCCAGATGACCAAGATGAACTACGCGCAGATCGGCTCCATCCCGCTCATCATCTTCACCCAAGGCAGCTGGACCGGGTACGGCATCTACGAGGCCACCCAGCTCGCCATCCCCCTGAGCTTCCTCCAGTTCTCCCGCATGGACGAGGCCGAAGCCGACTGGCTCGGCGTCCAGTACATGTACAAGTCCGGCTACGATCCCCAGGCCTTCGTGCAGTTCTTCGAAAAACTCGACGCCCTCGAGAAGCACAAGCCCGGCACCCTCGCCAAGGTCTTCGCCGACCATCCCCAGACCCCCGACCGCATCATGCACTCCGAGGAGGAGATCGCCACCATCCTCCCCGCGCGCCCCGACTACATGGTCACCACCTCCGAGTTCGACGACGTAAAGTCCCGCCTCGCCCGTCTCGAGAACAAGCGCAAGATCAACGACGGCAAGGGCGGCAACAAGCCCACGCTGCGCCGCACCGCCAGCGGCAACGGCAACAACGACCCCAACAACCCGAACAATCCGGCCAGCAGCACCGACGACCGCCCAACCCTGGGCCGCCGCAACTAG
- a CDS encoding CbtA family protein codes for MTRTLLLRGMLVGVVAGLLVFAFARWIGEPQVERAIAFETAADQAKGEAPELEMVSRRVQKSFGLLTGTVVYGAAVGGLFGLVFALAYGRIGELGPRALSAVLAGLGFVAIVLVPQLKYPANPPAVGSAETIGVRTGAYFLLIAVSIAAMVFSLQMRKRLARRFGEWNGSLLAAALFVVVVSLVAHFLPVVDEVPAGFPVTLMWKFRVAAVEIQAVLWGTLGLGLGWWMERELGLGRIPK; via the coding sequence ATGACTCGAACTCTGCTCCTTCGCGGGATGCTGGTGGGTGTTGTTGCGGGCCTGCTCGTCTTCGCGTTTGCACGATGGATCGGCGAGCCGCAGGTGGAGCGCGCGATTGCGTTTGAGACGGCTGCGGATCAGGCTAAGGGCGAGGCTCCTGAGCTGGAGATGGTGAGCCGTCGCGTGCAGAAGAGCTTCGGACTGCTTACCGGCACGGTGGTCTATGGTGCGGCGGTTGGTGGGTTGTTTGGGCTGGTGTTTGCGTTGGCCTATGGGCGGATTGGGGAGCTGGGGCCGCGGGCGCTGTCGGCTGTGCTGGCTGGGCTTGGGTTTGTGGCGATTGTGCTGGTGCCTCAACTGAAGTATCCGGCGAATCCGCCGGCGGTGGGGAGTGCGGAGACGATTGGGGTTCGTACCGGGGCTTATTTTTTGCTGATTGCTGTTTCGATTGCGGCGATGGTGTTTTCTTTGCAGATGCGGAAGAGGCTGGCGCGGCGGTTTGGGGAGTGGAACGGTTCCCTGCTGGCGGCTGCGTTGTTTGTGGTGGTTGTGAGTTTGGTGGCGCACTTTTTGCCGGTGGTGGATGAGGTTCCGGCTGGGTTCCCTGTAACGCTGATGTGGAAGTTTCGCGTGGCGGCGGTGGAGATTCAGGCGGTGCTTTGGGGGACGCTAGGGTTGGGGTTGGGGTGGTGGATGGAGCGGGAGCTGGGTTTGGGGCGCATTCCGAAGTAA
- a CDS encoding ArsR/SmtB family transcription factor: MSPRTPSKRQGPGKRQRSYAPVFAALGDRTRLSLVVRLSGGQPQSIAQLTEGSPLTRQAITKHLRVLESVGIVHAVRNGRENLFEFNPQPLEEMKRYLDLVSQQWDQALGRLKSFVEE; encoded by the coding sequence ATGTCACCCAGAACCCCTAGCAAACGCCAAGGCCCTGGCAAACGCCAAAGATCCTATGCACCCGTCTTTGCCGCCCTGGGAGACCGGACGCGGCTGTCGCTCGTCGTCAGGCTCTCCGGCGGCCAGCCGCAATCGATCGCCCAATTGACCGAAGGCTCTCCGCTCACCCGTCAGGCCATCACCAAGCATCTGCGTGTGCTCGAGAGCGTTGGCATCGTTCACGCGGTCCGCAACGGCCGCGAAAACCTGTTCGAATTCAACCCCCAGCCACTGGAAGAGATGAAGCGCTATCTCGACCTCGTCTCCCAGCAATGGGATCAGGCGCTGGGCAGGCTCAAATCTTTCGTCGAAGAGTAG
- a CDS encoding NAD(P)-dependent alcohol dehydrogenase → MKAILRTQYGPPDLLQFAEVATPVPGEREVMIKLCAAAVNPLDLYLMKGAPWDRMPGLRRRKPMILGCDVAGRVEAVGKAVNGFQAGDEVFGVTGFKGQGFAEYVCVAEENLGPKPGNLTFEEAAAVPVAAITALQGLRDKGRIRPGSKVLVEGASGGVGTFAVQIAKAFGADVTAVCSTRNVEIARSIGADRVIDYTKEDFTRDAQRYDLILGANAHHSILDYRSALTENGVYVAAGGGLFQIFEVFVMAPVLSRMGRKKMGFFLTKVTRKDLDFMKDLLESGKVVPVIDRRYRLSEAAEALRYLAEGHAQGKIVLTVSQRLDI, encoded by the coding sequence ATGAAGGCGATCTTACGCACACAATACGGGCCACCAGACCTGTTGCAGTTCGCGGAGGTCGCAACACCTGTGCCTGGGGAGCGTGAGGTGATGATCAAGCTTTGCGCGGCAGCGGTGAATCCGCTGGACCTGTACCTGATGAAAGGTGCGCCGTGGGATCGGATGCCGGGACTGCGGAGGCGAAAACCGATGATCCTGGGTTGCGACGTGGCGGGCCGCGTGGAAGCGGTGGGGAAAGCGGTAAATGGGTTTCAGGCTGGGGACGAGGTATTCGGGGTCACAGGTTTCAAAGGGCAGGGATTTGCCGAATACGTATGTGTCGCTGAGGAGAATCTGGGGCCGAAGCCGGGCAACCTGACGTTTGAGGAAGCGGCGGCGGTACCGGTCGCGGCCATTACGGCGTTGCAGGGTCTTCGCGATAAGGGAAGGATTCGGCCAGGGTCTAAGGTTCTTGTGGAAGGGGCGTCTGGCGGCGTGGGCACTTTTGCGGTACAGATTGCCAAAGCGTTCGGGGCTGATGTGACCGCAGTGTGCAGCACGAGGAATGTGGAGATAGCGCGTTCGATTGGCGCAGACCGTGTCATCGATTACACGAAAGAGGATTTCACGCGGGACGCGCAGCGGTACGATCTGATACTGGGAGCGAATGCGCATCACTCGATCTTGGACTATAGGAGTGCGCTGACTGAGAACGGCGTTTATGTCGCGGCTGGGGGTGGTTTGTTTCAGATCTTCGAGGTGTTTGTCATGGCGCCGGTGCTATCGCGAATGGGGCGGAAGAAGATGGGTTTCTTTTTGACGAAAGTTACCCGGAAAGACCTGGATTTTATGAAGGATCTTCTGGAGAGCGGCAAAGTTGTGCCGGTGATTGACAGACGTTATCGGCTGAGCGAGGCGGCGGAAGCGCTTCGCTACCTGGCAGAAGGACATGCGCAGGGGAAGATTGTGCTGACCGTTTCGCAGCGTCTCGATATTTGA
- a CDS encoding SRPBCC family protein, whose protein sequence is MSKNQIEKSIELKAPVSRVWRALTDYREFGEWFHVKLEGPFLPGSITRGQITHPGYEHLVMEVTTQKIEPEHLFSYTWHPYAIDPKVDYSNETPTLVQFRLKSIPGGTLLQVTESGFDKIPEHRRLEAFRMNENGWAQQLGNIETHVTQNP, encoded by the coding sequence ATGTCGAAGAATCAGATCGAAAAAAGTATCGAGCTCAAAGCCCCAGTCTCCCGCGTCTGGCGCGCTCTCACCGACTACCGGGAGTTCGGCGAATGGTTCCATGTCAAACTCGAAGGCCCATTCCTCCCCGGCTCCATCACTCGCGGCCAAATTACCCATCCCGGCTACGAGCACCTCGTCATGGAGGTCACCACCCAGAAGATCGAGCCCGAACACCTCTTCTCCTACACCTGGCACCCCTACGCCATCGATCCCAAAGTCGACTACTCCAACGAAACACCCACACTCGTCCAATTCCGTCTGAAGAGCATTCCAGGCGGCACCCTGCTCCAGGTCACCGAATCAGGCTTCGACAAGATCCCCGAGCACCGCCGTCTCGAGGCCTTCCGCATGAACGAGAACGGCTGGGCGCAGCAGCTCGGCAATATCGAAACCCATGTCACCCAGAACCCCTAG
- a CDS encoding type II secretion system protein: MVATPPIRSTRPSGQSFEPGQTRQAEQGFTLLELMIVMVVIGLLAAIAIPAYTSNIRNAKEAVLKEDLHTMRQAIDSYTVDKAKAPQSLDDLVQAGYLKSMPVDPFTHRSDTWLPVQEDTNISLDQTETGIDDVHSGAQQTASDGTSYNTW; encoded by the coding sequence ATGGTAGCCACCCCCCCAATTCGCTCCACCCGCCCATCCGGCCAGTCATTCGAACCGGGACAGACCCGCCAAGCCGAACAAGGCTTCACCCTCCTCGAGCTCATGATCGTCATGGTCGTCATCGGCCTGCTCGCTGCCATCGCCATCCCCGCCTACACCAGCAACATCCGCAACGCCAAAGAGGCCGTCCTCAAAGAGGATCTCCACACCATGCGCCAGGCCATCGACTCCTACACCGTTGACAAGGCCAAGGCCCCCCAATCCCTCGACGACCTCGTCCAGGCTGGCTACCTCAAGTCCATGCCCGTCGACCCCTTCACCCACCGCTCCGACACCTGGCTCCCCGTCCAGGAGGACACCAACATCAGCCTCGACCAGACCGAGACCGGCATCGACGACGTCCACAGCGGAGCCCAGCAGACCGCCTCCGACGGAACCTCCTACAACACCTGGTAA